The DNA region AGACGGAACGCAGTCCACGGAACCAGAAGCCGTTCTGCCGTCCCCGTTCCGCGAATGGCGCAGGGCGCGTGATCACTCGATAGGTGCCGTCACCCTTGTATGCTTCGACGACGCGATTGCCTTCGCGATACCGTTCCGGTAACAGCAACGTCAGCTCGATACCGGGCTGACGTGCGAGATGACGGAGTTTGTCCTGATAGACGTCCACGACGGAAGAGTGGGAAACGAGCAGGACACGACGGGGTTCGGACATACGGGCAAAGATACGGGCTATATTTGCGGCTTCATCATGCGCATTCTCGTCATCCTTCCACGCATTCCGTATCCGCCTCGCGATGGCGGCGCCATCGTCATGTTCGAAACCGTGCGTGAACTGACGAAGGCTGGTCACGATGTCGATGTCTTCGTGCTGAATACGTCGCGGCACCGGCAACCGCCGGGCGTCGTGGCGGATATCTGCTCCCACGTCGTATCCGTCGACATCGATACGGAGATCACGGCACCCGGTGCGCTGAAGAATCTGTTCATGCCGCGGCGTGTATCGTCCGATGGCGGAACGATTCCACTATCGTATTGGCTCGAGCGTTTCGTCAGCGATGCCGCACTCGGCCGCCTCTTCGACCTCCTCGACGAGCGTGGTCCCTACGACGTCATCCAGTGCGAGTCACTGTTCACCGCCTGGTATGGCCTGGCGATACGCAGGGCGGGCCGCGCATGGAGTGACACTCCCGTCGTCCTGCGAGCCCACAACGTCGAGCACAGGATCATGGAGCGCCTTGCCGGTGAGCGGCGGCTTTCGGTGATGGAGCGCAGATACCGACGCCATCTGGCGGAGAGGACGAAGCGATTCGAAATGGAGGCCGTGCGCGCCCTGTCGGGGGTGGCGGCGATCTCTCCCGACGATGCCGCGTGGTTCCGGTCGGTGGCACCCGGTACCGTCGTCGACGTCGTCATGCCGGGAATCATGATGCCACCGGACGATACCCTCGACGCCATCGAGGTGGAGCCCTTCACGCTCTGCATCCTTTCCAGCATGGAATGGGCGCCGAACGTCGAAGGTGCGATATGGTTCATCGAGCGGGTCATGCCATCGATCGTCGAGCGGCTGCCCCAGGCCGTGCTGCATGTCGCTGGGCGGAATCCCGGCGCGGATATCCTGGCCCTGCATGACGGTCGGCATGTCGTCGTCCACGGCGAGATCGACGACGCGCTCGTCTTTCGCCGAAGCAAGGCCGTTTCCGTCGTTCCGCTCTTCAGCGGCAGCGGTGTACGGATCAAGATCATCGAATCGATGGCCGCGGGTGTCGCACTCGTGACGACGAGTGTCGGTGCCGAGGGGCTGCCGGTCGTCAACGGCGGCCAGGTCGTCATCGCCGATGACATCGGGAGTTTCGCCGATGCCTGCGTGGATCTGCTGGTCAATGGTGAGCATGCTCGGGCGATGGGAGAACGGGGGCGTGCCTTCGCGAAGGCAGAATTCTCGTGGGATCGCAGGGTGAAGGATCTCGTCGGCCTCTATCGTGCCGTCATATCGCCTGCAGGCGGGTGATCTCGTCCCGAAGTTCGGCTGCGCGTTCGAAGTCCAGGTCGCGGGCGGCGTTCTTCATCTCCACGAACATCTGGTCGATCATTTCCTTGCGCTGTTCGGGCGTGAGGTACTTCGCGATGGGCTCCGCAGCACGCTTCAGGCGGGCATGTTCCTTTTCGGCCTGACGTTCCACACGCTTCGTCTGCATGTCCGCTACCGATGTGGATTCGAGTATCTCTTCGAGAGATTTATAAACTGTCTTAGGATCGATGCCGTGTTCCCGGTTGTAGTCTTCCTGCAGGGCACGACGGCGATTCGTCTCGTCCATCACTGCCTTCATCGAATTGGTGATGCGGTCAGCGTAGAAGATGACGAGGCCGTTGGCGTTACGGGCCGTCCGTCCTGCCGTCTGCATGAGTGAACGTTCGCTGCGTAGGAAACCCTCCTTGTCGGCATCGAGAATGGCCACCAGGGTCACCTCGGGCATGTCGAGGCCTTCGCGCAGGAGGTTGACGCCGATGAGGACGTCGAACTGTCCGAGACGCAGATTGCGGATGATCTCCACACGTTCCAGCGAGTCGACGTCGGAATGGATGTAGGCTACGCGGATGTTCAGGTTGTGGAGGTAGTCGGTGAGGTCCTCGGCCATCCGCTTCGTCAGCGTCGTCACGAGGATACGTTCGCTTCTCGTCACGCGATCCCGGATCTCGCCCAGCAGGTCGTCGATCTGGTTCTTCACCGGACGTACGTCGATGTGGGGATCGAGCAGGCCGGTAGGACGGATCACCTGTTCGACGACGACGCCCATGCTCTTCTCGAGTTCGTACGTGCCCGGCGTGGCGCTCACGTAGATGGCCTGGTTGACGTGGGCCTCGAACTCCTCGAACTTGAGCGGACGGTTCTCCAGTGCGCTCGGCAGGCGGAAGCCGTGCTCCACGAGCGTCGTCTTGCGCACGCGGTCGCCGTTGTACATGGCGCGTACCTGCGGGACCGTGACGTGGCTCTCGTCGATGACGAGCAGGAAGTCGTCGGGGAAGTAGTCGAGCAGGCAGTTCGGCTTGTCGCCGGGCTTGCGTCCGCTCAGATGCATGGAATAGTTCTCGATACCGGAACAGTATCCCACTTCCTTCATCATCTCGATGTCGAAGAGCGTCCGCTGTTCGAGGCGTTGTGCTTCGAGCAGCTTGCCCATGTCGCGCAGTTCCTTCAGACGGTGCACGAGCTCGTCCTTGATGTCGACGATGGCACGGGCGAGGTTCGACTGCGAGGTCACGAAGAGGCGTGCAGGATAGAGGAGCATGGAGCCGATGCGTTCGAGCACCTTGCCGTCGCGGCGGTCGATCCACGAGACCTTCTCGATCTCGTCGCCGAAATACTCCACGCGGATGGCACGGTTGTCTTCATAAGCGGGCATGATGTCCACCACGTCTCCGCGTACACGGAACGTGCCGCGGGCGAACTCGAAGTCGTTCCTCGAATAGTGGATGTCGGACAATCGATACAGCAGTTTCTGTCTGCTGAGTTCCATGCCTTCCTTGATCAACAGCAACTGGTCCTTGAAGTCCTCCTTCGCACCGATGCCGTAGATGCAGGAGACCGAGGCGACGACGATCGTATCGCGCCGGCCTTCCACCAGGGCGCTCGTGGCGCGGAGGCGGAGCCGGTCGATCTCGTCGTTGATGGAGAAGTCCTTGTCGATGAACACGTCCGTCGACGGGATGTAGGCCTCGGGCTGGTAGTAGTCGTAGTAGGAGATGAAGAATTCGACGGCGTTGTTGGGGAAGAAGCTCTTGAATTCACCGTAGAGCTGGGCGGCCAGGGTCTTGTTCGGCGAGATGACGAGGGTGGGCCGCTGGATCTCGCTGATGACGTTCGAGACGGTGAAGGTCTTTCCGGAACCCGTCACCCCTAGCAGCGTCTGATGCTGCTGGCCGGAACGCAGCCCTTCCAGCAGTTCGGCGATGGCCTTGGGCTGATCGCCCGACGGTGCGTACTTGGTCTGGAGCTGAAAATCTGACATGGGAGCGTGTCCGAAACGAAAACAAGCCGTTATGATACGTCGGAAACCACATCAACACCAAAAAACCTTCTAAGTGCCTTATCTGTCAACGTTCACCGAGAACAATGACAAAAAATTCATTGAAGAGGGGGTGTTCGGAGCCGTATTTTTGCCCTCTTTGAACCGCGGCGAAGTACGCGGAATCCAGCGTCTGCAAGGAGAACCCATGAAATTGTCGGAATTTAAATTCACGGTCCCCAAGGCATCCGTTGCCAAATTTCCTTCCGATCCCCGTGAGGCCTCCAAGATGATGGTGGTCAACCGTGAGACCGGTGAAATCGAAGACCGGGAATTCAAGGACATTCTGAGTTTCTTCGACAAGGGCGACGTCATCGTGGTGAACGAGACGAAGGTGTTCCCGGCTCGGCTGTTCGGCAAGAAGGAAAAGACGAATGCGAAGATCGAGGTAATGCTGCTGCGCGAGCTGAAGGCCCAGGAGCGTATATGGGACGTCCTCGTCGAGCCCGCACGCAAGGTACGGATCGGTAACAAGATCTACTTCGACAACAACCGGTTCTATTGCGAAATCATCGATAACACGACGTCGCGTGGTCGTACGGTGCGTTTCTCGTACGATGGTGACCTCCATCAGGTGATCGAACGCATCGGCCAGATGCCGCTGCCCGAATACATCAAGCGCGAGCCCACGGAGCTCGACAAGGAAACGTATCAGTGCGTCTTCGCCAATCCGGACAAGGTAGGCTCCATCGCTCCGCCGACGTCGGGCCTGCATTTCTCCGAGAAGCTCCTCAAGGCAGCCGAGAAGAAGGGGGTCAAGGTCGCGCGCGTCACGTTGAACATCGGTCAGGGAATCTTCGAGACGATCGAAGTGGAAGATCTCACCAAGCACCGCATGTACAGTGAATACTTCGAGATCTCGAAGGATGCCGCCGACACGATCAACAAGGCCCTGAAGTCAAAGAAGAACGTCTATGCCGTCGGCTGCAGCGTCGTACGCGCCCTGGAGTCGAGCGTTCTCACGAGCGGTATCGTGAAGCCCAACCGCGGATGGACGGACAAGTTCATCCATCCTCCCTACGAATTCAAGATCGCCAACCGCTTCATCACCAACTTCCACCTTCCGGCATCGCCGTCGCTGCTCCTGGCAACGGCCTATGCAGGTGGCAAGGACACGATCTTCAAGGCCTACAAGCGTGCCATGAAGAGCGAGTACAGGTTCTTCGCCTACGGTGACGCGATGCTGATCATCTGACGGTCGGTGTACCAATGAGCGAACATTTGTCAACAGGGTGTACCATGGAAGACTACAACCGGCTGAAGAAAATCATGAATACCGTCAGCGATCTCGGATCGGCCGTGGCGGTACTCGGATGGGACCAGGAAACGTACATGCCCGACGGTGCCGTCGAAGCCCGTTCGGAGCAACTCGCGACGCTGTCGACGCTGATCCACGATTTCATGACGAACGATGCCGCGCGCGCGGCCGTGGCCGCCGTGCCCAGCTATATCGGGACGCTGAGCGACCGCGATCAACGCGTGGTGAAGACCTTCGTCAAGGATCATACGCGCACGATCCGGTTGCCGGCAGATCTCGTCGAGGAACAGGCCCGCGTGGCCTCGCTCGCACAGGATGCATGGAAGCGTGCACGCCAGGCCAGCGACTTCTCGATCTTCCAGCCGATGCTCGAGCGCACGGTCGACCTCAAGCGCCGTGAAGCCGAGCTGCTCGGTCCTGCCGATCATCCCTACGACAATCTGATCGATACCTACGAACCCTCCGCTACGGTGGGGTCGCTGACGCCCGTCTTCGACAGGCTGCGCGCCGGTACGGTCGATCTTCTGTCGAAGATCGGTCCGCTCCAGGACAAGGTCCCGGACGATGTGCTCTACCGCACCTACGACGGGAACAAGCAACTGGACATGGCCAGGCAGATCATCGACATCCTCGGCTTCCGGTTCGAGACCGGCCGTATCGATCTCTCCGCACATCCGTTCTGCACGACGTTCGCCATCTCCGATGTGCGCCTCACGACGCGTATCCGCGAGAACGATCTGCGTTCCTGCCTCTTCGGCCTTATCCATGAGGCAGGGCACGGCATGTACGAACAGGGCGTATCCCGCGAACTGGCGCGCACTCCGTCGGCGCAGGGTGCCAGCATGGGCATCCACGAATCGCAGT from Candidatus Kapaibacterium thiocyanatum includes:
- a CDS encoding tRNA preQ1(34) S-adenosylmethionine ribosyltransferase-isomerase QueA, with amino-acid sequence MKLSEFKFTVPKASVAKFPSDPREASKMMVVNRETGEIEDREFKDILSFFDKGDVIVVNETKVFPARLFGKKEKTNAKIEVMLLRELKAQERIWDVLVEPARKVRIGNKIYFDNNRFYCEIIDNTTSRGRTVRFSYDGDLHQVIERIGQMPLPEYIKREPTELDKETYQCVFANPDKVGSIAPPTSGLHFSEKLLKAAEKKGVKVARVTLNIGQGIFETIEVEDLTKHRMYSEYFEISKDAADTINKALKSKKNVYAVGCSVVRALESSVLTSGIVKPNRGWTDKFIHPPYEFKIANRFITNFHLPASPSLLLATAYAGGKDTIFKAYKRAMKSEYRFFAYGDAMLII
- a CDS encoding excinuclease ABC subunit B, with translation MSDFQLQTKYAPSGDQPKAIAELLEGLRSGQQHQTLLGVTGSGKTFTVSNVISEIQRPTLVISPNKTLAAQLYGEFKSFFPNNAVEFFISYYDYYQPEAYIPSTDVFIDKDFSINDEIDRLRLRATSALVEGRRDTIVVASVSCIYGIGAKEDFKDQLLLIKEGMELSRQKLLYRLSDIHYSRNDFEFARGTFRVRGDVVDIMPAYEDNRAIRVEYFGDEIEKVSWIDRRDGKVLERIGSMLLYPARLFVTSQSNLARAIVDIKDELVHRLKELRDMGKLLEAQRLEQRTLFDIEMMKEVGYCSGIENYSMHLSGRKPGDKPNCLLDYFPDDFLLVIDESHVTVPQVRAMYNGDRVRKTTLVEHGFRLPSALENRPLKFEEFEAHVNQAIYVSATPGTYELEKSMGVVVEQVIRPTGLLDPHIDVRPVKNQIDDLLGEIRDRVTRSERILVTTLTKRMAEDLTDYLHNLNIRVAYIHSDVDSLERVEIIRNLRLGQFDVLIGVNLLREGLDMPEVTLVAILDADKEGFLRSERSLMQTAGRTARNANGLVIFYADRITNSMKAVMDETNRRRALQEDYNREHGIDPKTVYKSLEEILESTSVADMQTKRVERQAEKEHARLKRAAEPIAKYLTPEQRKEMIDQMFVEMKNAARDLDFERAAELRDEITRLQAI